A genomic window from Carboxydothermus pertinax includes:
- the sigF gene encoding RNA polymerase sporulation sigma factor SigF yields the protein MNLPRFPRLSDQEIKELIKKAKSGDVASREKLINCNLKLVFKVVERFLNRGYEVEDLFQIGTIGLIKAIDKFDLSQNVKFSTYAVPMIVGEIRRFLRDDQPIRISRSTKELGIKILKEKEALTVKLGREPTITELEEALNYPREAIIEALEAGQNLASLFETVHQDDGDPIYLLDQIKQEGDEEYNLLENISIKEVLNKLEPRERYILVNRFFKDKTQMEIAKTLGISQVQVSRLERQALLKLKQYLNES from the coding sequence ATGAATTTACCCCGCTTTCCAAGGCTTAGCGACCAGGAGATCAAGGAACTAATCAAAAAAGCTAAATCTGGGGACGTGGCTTCCCGGGAAAAACTTATTAACTGTAACTTAAAACTGGTATTTAAGGTAGTGGAACGATTTTTAAACCGAGGGTACGAAGTTGAGGATTTATTTCAAATTGGAACTATTGGTCTCATTAAAGCTATTGATAAATTTGATTTAAGTCAAAACGTCAAATTTTCTACTTATGCGGTACCAATGATTGTGGGTGAGATTCGTCGTTTTTTGCGCGATGATCAGCCTATCAGGATTAGTCGCTCTACCAAAGAGCTTGGGATTAAAATCTTAAAAGAAAAAGAGGCCTTAACGGTAAAATTAGGACGGGAACCAACCATTACCGAGTTAGAAGAAGCCTTAAACTATCCCCGGGAGGCAATTATCGAAGCTTTAGAAGCCGGGCAAAATCTGGCTTCCCTTTTTGAAACGGTTCACCAGGATGACGGGGACCCAATTTACCTTTTAGACCAAATAAAACAAGAAGGCGATGAGGAATATAATTTACTGGAAAACATCTCCATTAAAGAAGTATTAAATAAATTAGAACCGCGGGAGCGGTATATTTTGGTAAACCGTTTTTTTAAAGATAAAACGCAAATGGAAATTGCTAAAACTCTCGGAATCTCTCAGGTACAGGTTTCAAGGCTTGAACGGCAAGCCCTTTTAAAATTAAAACAGTACCTAAACGAGAGTTAA
- a CDS encoding dodecin family protein has protein sequence MHVKVAELVGESQTGWKDAVQTAVNEAARSLGTVTGVEILNFTANVEGGRVVEYKANVKVAYIE, from the coding sequence ATGCATGTTAAAGTGGCAGAACTGGTTGGAGAATCTCAAACCGGCTGGAAAGACGCCGTACAAACAGCGGTAAATGAAGCAGCTAGGTCTTTAGGAACGGTTACCGGGGTAGAGATTTTAAACTTTACCGCCAACGTAGAAGGCGGACGGGTAGTCGAGTATAAAGCCAATGTAAAGGTTGCGTATATCGAGTAA
- the spoVAD gene encoding stage V sporulation protein AD, with protein sequence MKKTREFSKPPVVLSYATIAGPKEGEGPLASYFDKVINNLYYYEDTWEKAEQKMLLEVAELALKKASVNKEEVDFFLAGDLLNQIISANFVARNLGIPFLGLYSACATFYEGLVLGAMLIAGGFAKKVLVGVSSHYATSERQYRNPTEQGVQKTPTAQWTVTGAVAVLLGEGEGKIKIPRITVGKAVDYGLADPSDMGGAMVPAAFDTLLSHFKETGLDYDYYDLLATGDLASFGHQLLVRLLKEQGISFGSKLTDCGIMIYHPEQQVNAGGSGAACSALVTAGYVFNQLSQGKITKFLGLGTGALLSQVTTQQGMTIPAIAHAVSFESY encoded by the coding sequence ATGAAAAAAACCAGAGAATTTTCTAAGCCTCCGGTGGTTTTAAGTTATGCCACCATAGCAGGTCCGAAGGAAGGGGAAGGGCCTCTGGCTTCTTATTTTGATAAGGTAATAAACAATCTTTATTACTATGAAGACACCTGGGAAAAGGCGGAACAAAAAATGCTTTTGGAGGTAGCAGAACTGGCTCTTAAAAAAGCTTCTGTTAATAAAGAAGAAGTTGACTTTTTTTTGGCTGGAGACCTTTTAAATCAAATAATCTCGGCTAATTTTGTGGCCAGAAATTTAGGTATACCTTTTCTGGGCCTATATAGTGCTTGTGCAACCTTTTATGAGGGGCTGGTTTTAGGAGCAATGTTAATTGCTGGAGGCTTTGCTAAAAAAGTTTTGGTTGGTGTTTCCAGTCACTATGCTACTTCTGAGCGGCAGTACCGTAATCCTACCGAACAAGGAGTGCAAAAAACCCCAACAGCCCAGTGGACTGTAACGGGGGCTGTGGCAGTGTTGTTAGGAGAAGGGGAAGGGAAAATCAAGATTCCGAGGATTACGGTAGGCAAAGCGGTAGATTACGGCCTGGCGGATCCTTCGGATATGGGTGGTGCCATGGTACCGGCAGCTTTTGATACCTTACTTTCCCATTTTAAAGAAACTGGCTTAGACTATGATTATTATGATTTATTAGCTACAGGAGATTTAGCAAGCTTTGGCCATCAGCTCTTAGTTAGGCTTTTAAAGGAACAAGGCATAAGTTTTGGCTCAAAACTCACTGACTGTGGAATAATGATTTATCATCCAGAGCAGCAGGTCAATGCTGGCGGCAGCGGGGCTGCCTGTTCGGCTCTGGTTACGGCGGGATATGTTTTTAACCAGCTAAGTCAGGGAAAAATAACAAAGTTTCTGGGACTGGGTACTGGAGCTTTATTATCTCAGGTTACAACGCAGCAGGGAATGACCATACCGGCAATTGCCCATGCGGTTTCTTTTGAAAGTTATTGA
- a CDS encoding ATP-binding protein codes for MKHNYFTLTIPALKENVGLVRVLVASFAAQKDLTLPELDDIKVAVSEAVTNSIIHGYGNNPGEIIIKGYFADEGLYIEVIDFGKGIDREKIREKAVLDPEEEHPGLGFIFMQSLMDRVEIIPGERGTKVILFKRILADRTA; via the coding sequence ATGAAGCATAATTATTTTACTTTAACTATTCCGGCTTTAAAAGAAAATGTCGGCCTGGTGCGAGTGCTGGTGGCTTCTTTTGCCGCTCAAAAAGACCTTACCTTGCCGGAACTGGACGATATTAAAGTTGCAGTGTCCGAAGCGGTTACCAACAGCATTATTCACGGTTATGGAAATAACCCGGGCGAGATTATAATAAAGGGTTATTTTGCCGATGAGGGTCTATACATTGAAGTTATAGATTTTGGTAAAGGGATTGACCGGGAAAAAATCCGGGAAAAGGCAGTTTTAGATCCGGAAGAGGAACACCCGGGATTGGGGTTTATCTTTATGCAAAGTTTAATGGATCGGGTGGAGATTATACCGGGGGAGCGGGGTACAAAAGTAATATTATTTAAGCGCATCTTGGCAGATAGAACCGCTTGA
- the xerD gene encoding site-specific tyrosine recombinase XerD — protein MLDLFIDYLLLEKGLSINTLLAYRRDLEKFTAFLNNRNIKLEEATTNDIKLFLQELARELKPASVARTLAAVRSFYKYLLREKLVAQNPASDVDGPKLGLKLPEILSYEEIDRLLQAPNLSSWEGVRDRAMLELLYATGLRVSELINLELSNLYFEARYVRIFGKGAKTRLVPFGEVAAHYLENYLSLRTQQKVNTQKLFITRRGKEFTRQGFWKMLKRYGQKAGLQKNLTPHLIRHTFATHLLENGADLRIVQELLGHSFIETTQIYTHLTAKKLREVFRKAHPRA, from the coding sequence ATGCTCGATCTTTTTATTGATTATCTTTTATTGGAAAAAGGCTTATCAATCAATACTCTTTTAGCTTACCGCCGGGATTTAGAGAAATTTACGGCTTTTTTAAACAACCGAAATATCAAACTAGAAGAAGCTACCACTAACGATATTAAACTTTTTTTGCAGGAACTGGCCCGGGAGTTAAAACCAGCAAGCGTAGCGAGAACTCTTGCTGCCGTACGAAGTTTTTATAAATATTTACTACGAGAAAAACTTGTTGCCCAAAATCCTGCCAGCGATGTGGACGGACCTAAACTGGGTTTAAAATTGCCGGAAATTTTAAGTTACGAAGAGATTGACCGGTTGCTACAAGCTCCAAACTTATCTTCCTGGGAAGGGGTAAGGGACAGAGCAATGTTAGAACTTCTTTATGCAACTGGTCTTAGAGTGTCAGAATTGATAAATTTAGAGCTTTCAAACTTATATTTTGAAGCTAGATATGTTAGAATTTTTGGTAAAGGGGCAAAAACCCGCCTGGTTCCTTTTGGGGAAGTAGCTGCTCATTATTTAGAAAACTACTTATCCCTTAGAACCCAACAAAAAGTAAATACTCAAAAACTTTTTATTACCCGCAGAGGCAAGGAGTTTACCAGGCAGGGATTTTGGAAAATGCTGAAAAGATACGGACAGAAAGCAGGCCTGCAAAAAAACCTTACTCCTCACCTAATCCGCCATACCTTTGCTACCCATCTTTTAGAAAATGGAGCGGATTTGCGGATTGTCCAGGAGCTGTTGGGACATAGTTTTATTGAAACTACCCAAATTTATACCCACTTAACGGCCAAAAAGCTTAGAGAAGTCTTCCGTAAGGCCCATCCCAGAGCTTAA
- a CDS encoding CoA protein activase codes for MKVTYPHMGNMALGVKTMLEELEVKVVLPPPITKKTLTLGTKYGPEFACLPFKINLGNFIEAYELGADTILMAGGTGPCRFGYYAYVEQEILRDLGIYYDLLVLEPPERNILEFITKLKKLTGNKPLPQVIRAIKKGFFKIKAADEIEKKAAFFRARELTKGVTDRVWQEFLRNLDQAKNEKEINEAMNMAKESLASIPVDLTRKVLKVGVVGEIYTLLEPFTNFNIERHLGNLGVEVCRTIYLSEWVNDHLFMGLFRNFSRHEEIVREAAPYLCHFVGGHGQETVGGVKYLKKQGYDGVIQLLPFTCMPEIVAQAVLPEVSEQLDIPVLTLVVDEHTGEAGLLTRLEAFCDLLSFRKQRGGNYEKRLISGC; via the coding sequence GTGAAAGTAACGTACCCGCACATGGGCAATATGGCCTTGGGAGTTAAAACTATGCTTGAAGAATTGGAGGTTAAGGTGGTTTTACCCCCACCAATTACCAAAAAAACTTTAACTTTAGGAACTAAATATGGTCCGGAATTTGCTTGTCTGCCGTTTAAGATTAACCTGGGAAATTTTATTGAAGCGTATGAACTGGGAGCCGATACAATCTTAATGGCAGGAGGAACTGGTCCCTGTCGGTTTGGTTATTATGCTTATGTAGAACAGGAAATTTTAAGAGATTTGGGTATTTATTATGACCTCTTGGTGTTAGAACCTCCTGAACGAAATATCTTGGAATTCATTACCAAATTAAAAAAACTTACCGGCAACAAACCCTTACCCCAGGTAATTCGGGCTATTAAAAAAGGCTTTTTCAAAATAAAAGCGGCGGATGAAATAGAAAAAAAGGCAGCCTTTTTTCGAGCTAGAGAGCTTACAAAAGGGGTAACAGACCGAGTTTGGCAGGAGTTTTTAAGAAATTTAGATCAAGCTAAAAACGAAAAAGAAATAAATGAAGCCATGAATATGGCAAAGGAAAGTTTGGCCAGCATTCCGGTGGATTTAACCCGCAAAGTGCTAAAAGTCGGGGTGGTAGGTGAAATTTATACCCTGTTAGAACCTTTTACTAATTTCAATATTGAACGTCATTTAGGAAATTTAGGGGTAGAAGTTTGTCGCACTATTTATTTAAGCGAATGGGTCAACGACCATCTTTTTATGGGACTTTTTAGAAATTTTAGCCGGCATGAGGAAATTGTAAGGGAAGCAGCTCCTTACCTTTGTCATTTTGTCGGCGGTCACGGACAGGAAACGGTAGGGGGGGTAAAATACTTAAAAAAACAGGGGTATGATGGGGTAATCCAGCTTTTACCTTTTACCTGTATGCCGGAAATTGTGGCTCAAGCGGTATTGCCGGAGGTAAGTGAACAGCTTGATATACCGGTTTTAACTCTAGTGGTGGATGAGCATACCGGTGAAGCTGGACTTCTTACCCGGCTAGAAGCCTTTTGTGATCTTTTAAGCTTTCGCAAACAAAGAGGAGGAAATTATGAAAAAAGGCTTATATCTGGGTGTTGA
- the spoVAE gene encoding stage V sporulation protein AE — protein MEYLFSFLIGGLICLIGQLLMDLTSFRVTPAHVLVLFVSAGAFISGFGVYEKLISFAGTGATIPLTGFGHLLAQGAMEGFKQKGLLGLLGGGVQNAAAGIAAAIIAGYVIALLFKPKG, from the coding sequence GTGGAGTATTTGTTTAGTTTTTTAATAGGTGGCCTTATTTGTTTAATAGGGCAATTATTGATGGATTTAACGAGTTTTCGAGTAACTCCTGCCCATGTGTTAGTCTTGTTTGTATCTGCCGGGGCCTTTATCTCTGGTTTCGGTGTTTATGAAAAGTTAATAAGTTTTGCTGGTACCGGGGCAACCATACCCTTGACTGGCTTTGGTCATTTATTGGCTCAGGGGGCAATGGAAGGTTTTAAACAAAAGGGCCTTTTAGGTCTTTTGGGTGGCGGTGTCCAGAATGCAGCTGCCGGGATTGCTGCAGCTATTATCGCCGGCTATGTTATTGCCCTTCTTTTTAAACCCAAAGGTTAA
- the spoIIAA gene encoding anti-sigma F factor antagonist, which produces MEVEKEVKNKVLFVRISGEIDLKEADRLRREVDEVIENYPVKDIVFNLKNVYFIDSSGLGVILGRFKKVRSLGGRVYLAATNEKIKKLLELSGFFRIMKGISREEEVWEEKAHEA; this is translated from the coding sequence TTGGAAGTAGAAAAAGAAGTTAAAAATAAGGTTTTATTTGTCCGGATTTCCGGGGAAATTGACTTAAAGGAGGCAGATCGGTTACGGCGGGAGGTAGATGAAGTTATTGAAAACTATCCAGTAAAAGATATTGTTTTTAACTTAAAAAATGTGTACTTTATTGATAGTTCTGGGCTTGGAGTAATTTTAGGGAGGTTTAAAAAGGTTAGAAGCCTTGGGGGCAGGGTATATCTGGCCGCAACTAACGAAAAGATAAAAAAGCTCTTGGAACTTTCCGGGTTTTTCCGCATAATGAAAGGTATTTCTCGGGAAGAAGAAGTATGGGAGGAAAAAGCCCATGAAGCATAA
- a CDS encoding phosphopentomutase, giving the protein MKRAVLIVLDSVGIGELPDAELYGDKGSNTLANTAQKVGGFNLPNLEKLGLGKIHPILGLKDNIKALGAYGKMGEKSPGKDTTTGHWEITGVILDKPFPVYPQGFPLDLIKRFEEAIGRKTLGNKPASGTAIIEELGEEHMRTGYPIVYTSADSVFQIAAHEEIIPLDELYKMCKIARGLLTGEHAVGRVIARPFIGTPGNFKRTANRHDYSLEPTGKTVLDKLVERGYEVFGVGKIYDIFAGRGLTWHESTKNNEDGILKTIDVLNKDFTGLLFTNLVDFDMVYGHRNNAEGYYEALKQFDSYLAEIIERLREEDLLIITADHGCDPTTPSTDHSREYVPLLVYGKRIKEDVNLGIRQTFADIAATLEEIFGLERGVGQSFWGEIRK; this is encoded by the coding sequence ATGAAAAGAGCAGTATTAATAGTTTTAGACAGTGTAGGAATTGGCGAATTACCCGACGCCGAACTTTATGGCGACAAAGGCAGCAATACCTTAGCCAATACCGCGCAAAAAGTTGGTGGCTTTAATCTTCCTAACTTGGAAAAACTTGGTTTAGGAAAAATTCATCCAATTTTAGGATTAAAGGACAATATTAAAGCCCTGGGGGCATATGGGAAAATGGGGGAAAAGTCCCCTGGAAAAGATACAACTACCGGTCACTGGGAAATAACTGGAGTAATTTTAGATAAACCTTTTCCGGTATATCCCCAGGGGTTTCCTTTGGACTTAATTAAACGTTTTGAAGAAGCAATTGGCAGGAAAACCTTGGGCAATAAACCGGCTTCGGGAACGGCAATAATTGAGGAGTTAGGCGAGGAACACATGCGTACCGGCTATCCAATAGTTTATACTTCTGCCGATAGTGTTTTTCAAATTGCTGCCCACGAAGAAATTATCCCGTTAGACGAGCTTTATAAAATGTGTAAAATTGCCCGGGGCCTTTTAACCGGTGAACATGCGGTAGGACGGGTAATTGCCAGGCCCTTTATTGGTACTCCGGGAAATTTTAAAAGAACTGCTAACCGCCACGATTATTCTTTAGAACCTACCGGAAAGACCGTCCTTGATAAACTGGTGGAACGGGGTTATGAGGTTTTTGGTGTTGGGAAGATTTATGATATTTTTGCGGGGCGAGGGCTTACCTGGCATGAGTCAACCAAAAATAACGAAGATGGTATTTTAAAAACCATTGACGTACTAAATAAAGATTTTACCGGTCTATTATTTACCAATTTAGTAGATTTTGATATGGTTTACGGGCACAGAAACAATGCAGAAGGTTACTATGAAGCTTTAAAACAATTTGATTCGTATCTAGCGGAGATTATTGAAAGATTAAGAGAAGAGGATCTTTTAATCATTACCGCTGACCACGGCTGTGACCCTACTACTCCGAGCACTGACCACTCCCGGGAGTACGTGCCGCTTTTGGTTTACGGTAAAAGAATTAAAGAAGACGTAAATTTAGGTATACGCCAAACCTTTGCTGATATAGCTGCGACCCTAGAAGAAATTTTTGGTTTAGAACGGGGCGTTGGGCAAAGCTTCTGGGGTGAAATAAGAAAGTAA
- a CDS encoding acyl-CoA dehydratase activase-related protein, whose protein sequence is MIIGIPRGLYFYDFYPFWETFFQELGVEVRTSKPTDKEILNLGVEKAVDDACLPVKVFFGHAEYLKDRVDFLFVPRLVSEYKRTYICPKFLGLPEMVAYRLKAKNILSQDLTFYKNWWGFYRGIYALGKKITPKSSKIVKAIYFAKKRQKEFLQKKKLGYQPVDLLELKNYTPDLKKPLFAVIGHAYNINDRHASMDLIYKIRRLGGEVLTPDNVPFKEALQKAGNLPKKPFWSFAVKNFGGALYLNEKYPLKGIISVNSFGCGPDSLITELTERYLKKVNSLPILNLTVDEHTGEAGLITRLEAFWDMTVERSFAGESNVPAHGQYGLGS, encoded by the coding sequence GTGATAATAGGAATTCCGCGGGGATTATATTTTTATGATTTCTACCCTTTTTGGGAAACTTTTTTTCAAGAATTAGGTGTAGAAGTTAGAACTTCAAAACCTACCGATAAAGAAATATTAAATTTAGGGGTAGAAAAGGCTGTAGATGATGCTTGTCTTCCAGTTAAAGTGTTTTTTGGTCATGCAGAGTATTTAAAAGACAGGGTAGATTTTCTTTTTGTTCCGCGTTTGGTAAGTGAATATAAACGCACCTATATCTGTCCGAAGTTTCTGGGGCTGCCGGAAATGGTGGCTTACCGCTTAAAAGCAAAAAATATCTTATCCCAGGATTTAACTTTTTATAAAAATTGGTGGGGATTTTACCGGGGCATTTATGCTTTAGGAAAAAAAATTACTCCCAAAAGCTCCAAAATTGTTAAAGCTATTTATTTTGCCAAAAAACGGCAAAAAGAATTTTTACAGAAAAAAAAGCTAGGATATCAACCTGTTGATTTATTAGAGCTAAAAAACTATACCCCTGATTTAAAAAAACCGCTTTTTGCAGTAATCGGTCATGCTTATAACATAAATGACCGCCATGCCAGTATGGATTTAATTTACAAAATCCGCCGCCTAGGGGGTGAAGTTTTAACTCCCGATAACGTTCCGTTTAAGGAAGCATTACAAAAGGCAGGTAATCTTCCCAAAAAACCTTTTTGGAGCTTTGCTGTGAAAAATTTTGGTGGAGCTTTATATTTAAATGAAAAATATCCTTTAAAAGGGATAATAAGCGTAAACTCTTTTGGTTGTGGGCCTGATTCGTTGATAACCGAACTTACCGAACGTTACTTAAAAAAAGTAAATTCTCTTCCCATCTTAAATCTTACCGTTGATGAACATACCGGTGAGGCGGGACTTATCACCCGCTTGGAAGCTTTTTGGGATATGACGGTAGAAAGGAGTTTTGCCGGTGAAAGTAACGTACCCGCACATGGGCAATATGGCCTTGGGAGTTAA
- a CDS encoding D-alanyl-D-alanine carboxypeptidase family protein encodes MPKRLSILILILLCFGVTTQALSAPLEINAKAAILMEPYTGKVLYEKDIHKKLSIASVTKLMTLLLAIEAVEKGKVKLDEVVKASEEAASMGGSQLYMYAGEEFTFKELLMAVAVASANDACVAVAQTVAGSEQAFVEEMNQRAQELGMTNTHFVNSYGFDDPNHYSTCYDLAILLKEAIKHPLFLELSQIKEFTLRGGDTRRFNTNKLLWYYRGVDAGKTGWTENAGYCLASTAIKDGLRLIAVVLGCPVKKGHFTESIKMYNYGFAQFKAYPVLDENFTTKVKVVRGEKEQLLVGPGTPVLLVEEKGKKVTPRYELKLPEKINAPVKKGQVVGEAVVYDKQKIINRVPLKALESCPKARFDIAIGRFLKNLVTFE; translated from the coding sequence ATGCCAAAAAGGCTTTCAATTTTAATTTTAATTCTTTTATGTTTTGGCGTTACCACCCAGGCTTTAAGTGCTCCTTTAGAGATAAATGCCAAAGCAGCAATCTTAATGGAGCCCTATACTGGAAAGGTTTTATACGAAAAAGATATACATAAAAAGCTATCAATTGCCAGTGTAACGAAATTAATGACCCTGCTTTTAGCAATTGAAGCGGTAGAGAAAGGCAAAGTTAAATTAGACGAAGTGGTAAAAGCCAGCGAAGAGGCTGCTTCCATGGGGGGTTCCCAGCTCTATATGTACGCGGGGGAAGAATTTACTTTTAAAGAGCTATTAATGGCAGTGGCGGTAGCTTCCGCTAATGATGCTTGTGTAGCCGTGGCCCAGACGGTGGCGGGAAGTGAACAGGCTTTTGTGGAAGAGATGAACCAAAGAGCCCAGGAGCTTGGAATGACCAACACGCATTTTGTAAATAGTTATGGATTTGATGACCCGAATCACTACAGCACCTGCTATGATTTAGCTATTTTATTAAAAGAAGCAATAAAACATCCTCTTTTTTTGGAATTAAGCCAAATTAAGGAATTTACATTGAGGGGCGGCGATACCCGCAGGTTTAATACCAACAAGCTTCTCTGGTATTACCGGGGAGTAGACGCGGGTAAAACCGGCTGGACCGAAAATGCTGGTTACTGTCTAGCGTCCACCGCTATTAAAGATGGATTACGCTTAATAGCGGTGGTCCTGGGCTGTCCTGTAAAAAAAGGACATTTTACCGAATCAATTAAAATGTATAATTACGGCTTTGCCCAGTTTAAGGCTTACCCTGTTTTGGATGAAAATTTTACCACAAAAGTTAAAGTGGTAAGAGGGGAAAAGGAACAATTACTGGTGGGTCCAGGGACACCGGTACTGCTGGTGGAAGAGAAGGGAAAAAAAGTAACGCCCAGGTATGAGTTAAAACTTCCGGAAAAGATTAATGCTCCGGTAAAAAAAGGACAGGTGGTGGGAGAAGCGGTGGTTTATGATAAGCAAAAAATAATAAACCGAGTTCCCCTTAAGGCTTTAGAAAGTTGTCCTAAAGCGCGGTTTGATATTGCAATAGGACGGTTTCTAAAAAATTTAGTCACCTTCGAGTAG
- the spoIIM gene encoding stage II sporulation protein M, with amino-acid sequence MRENDFFGTWPQKGHFFLYFMLFIFFLCGVVWGVREAVLLGSQEKEIVVQEAAKLLDTVRQSYNQETVFSNVCGQLFSIYLLLFLAGLSVIGFPVAFAVVFSRGVMLGFTGGVLAAQNPGKGVLLALAALLPQNLIYLPVLFVAACGTVVFALKFLKVYFRREKSFGFTFFGYIVLMLLAVALAYGAAAVEAYLSPKIIFYFLK; translated from the coding sequence ATGCGGGAAAACGACTTTTTTGGCACTTGGCCCCAAAAAGGGCATTTCTTTCTTTATTTTATGCTGTTTATTTTTTTTCTTTGTGGTGTAGTTTGGGGAGTGCGGGAGGCAGTTCTTTTAGGTAGCCAGGAAAAAGAAATAGTAGTACAGGAAGCGGCTAAACTTTTGGATACCGTCAGGCAAAGCTATAATCAAGAAACGGTTTTTAGCAATGTATGCGGTCAACTTTTTTCCATTTATCTTTTACTATTTCTAGCAGGACTTTCGGTAATTGGTTTTCCCGTTGCTTTTGCTGTAGTTTTTAGCAGGGGAGTTATGCTTGGTTTTACTGGGGGAGTCTTAGCTGCTCAGAATCCGGGAAAAGGAGTATTATTGGCTCTGGCAGCTCTTCTTCCCCAGAATCTTATCTACTTACCAGTTTTGTTTGTGGCGGCTTGCGGAACGGTGGTCTTTGCTCTAAAATTTCTTAAAGTTTATTTTCGTCGGGAGAAAAGCTTTGGTTTTACTTTTTTTGGCTATATTGTTTTAATGCTGTTGGCAGTAGCTTTAGCTTATGGGGCAGCGGCGGTAGAAGCTTATCTTTCTCCCAAAATAATTTTTTACTTTTTAAAGTAA
- the spoVAC gene encoding stage V sporulation protein AC, translating to MVLDKNQYQKTVEKIKPKPPAVKNGILAFLMGGFVCFLGEILFHVLTGFGIPEKESYTYVSIIFVLIAAILTGVGIYDDLVRIFGAGLIVPITGFANSMVSPALEHKQEGLVLGVGAKLFTVAGPVIIYGLISSLIVAILLRGLGKL from the coding sequence ATGGTTCTTGATAAAAATCAATACCAAAAAACGGTGGAAAAAATTAAGCCTAAGCCGCCGGCGGTGAAAAATGGAATCTTGGCATTTTTAATGGGTGGATTTGTTTGTTTTTTAGGGGAGATTTTATTTCATGTTTTGACCGGTTTTGGTATTCCAGAAAAAGAAAGTTATACTTATGTGAGTATTATTTTTGTCCTTATAGCAGCAATCTTAACGGGAGTTGGGATTTACGATGATTTAGTACGGATTTTTGGGGCTGGGCTGATTGTTCCTATTACCGGTTTTGCCAATTCTATGGTATCGCCAGCCTTGGAACATAAACAGGAAGGTTTGGTTTTAGGAGTTGGGGCAAAGCTTTTTACCGTTGCTGGCCCGGTGATAATTTACGGGCTTATTAGTTCCCTGATAGTTGCTATTTTGTTAAGGGGGCTTGGAAAATTATGA